The Natronincola ferrireducens genome includes a window with the following:
- a CDS encoding TRAP transporter large permease subunit: protein MELIIFILMVAAFMIGCFKLKLPVSLSLVISSILGLLVSGNGLSIRHLVEGTFGYIDAILIIATAMIFMKVVQESGALTAISNGIIKKFHKQPAILLILLMFIVMFPGMITGSSTAAVLTAGSLVAPVLILMGIPKASAAAIIAMGGMMGMIAPPVNVPVMIIGGGVDMPYVGFTLPLFFMTIPIAIFSVLFLGYKHVKANDFDKLMQEMNFKRKDNKGILIYLPILVVIVLMIGGKIFPKAIPNLGMPLIFLLASLVGIFTGEKVNYFKSSKEAIRDALPVLGILMGVGMFIQVMTLTGVRGLIVVSGLSLPTILLYISIAITIPLFGAVSSYGSASVLGVPFLLALLARDQIITASALSLIASTGDLMPPTALAGLFAAQVVGEKDYKLVLKKCVVPAIVTVVFGLLSIVFANVLKTFLVL from the coding sequence GTGGAATTAATAATTTTTATACTTATGGTTGCAGCCTTTATGATTGGTTGTTTTAAATTAAAGCTACCAGTAAGTTTGTCCTTAGTAATTTCTTCTATATTGGGACTATTGGTATCTGGCAATGGTCTCTCAATAAGACATTTGGTTGAAGGTACCTTTGGATACATTGATGCTATTCTTATTATTGCTACAGCAATGATTTTTATGAAAGTTGTACAGGAATCAGGAGCCTTGACAGCAATAAGTAATGGTATTATTAAAAAATTTCATAAGCAACCTGCTATACTTCTTATTCTATTAATGTTTATTGTTATGTTCCCAGGTATGATTACTGGGTCATCAACAGCTGCAGTTTTGACTGCTGGTAGTCTTGTAGCCCCTGTATTGATACTAATGGGGATACCAAAAGCATCTGCTGCAGCTATCATTGCTATGGGCGGTATGATGGGAATGATTGCACCTCCAGTCAATGTTCCTGTAATGATTATTGGTGGTGGTGTAGATATGCCTTATGTAGGGTTTACCCTTCCGCTGTTTTTTATGACAATCCCTATAGCAATCTTTTCAGTTCTTTTTCTAGGCTATAAACACGTTAAAGCTAATGACTTTGACAAATTAATGCAGGAAATGAATTTTAAAAGAAAAGATAATAAAGGGATACTTATATACTTGCCTATTCTTGTTGTAATTGTATTAATGATAGGCGGCAAAATCTTTCCTAAAGCTATACCAAATTTAGGCATGCCACTAATATTTTTATTAGCTAGTTTAGTTGGTATCTTTACTGGAGAAAAAGTGAACTATTTCAAATCTTCTAAAGAAGCCATTCGCGATGCTCTTCCCGTTCTAGGTATATTAATGGGAGTTGGGATGTTTATACAGGTCATGACACTTACAGGGGTTCGAGGACTTATTGTTGTTAGTGGTCTCAGTCTACCAACAATTCTACTTTATATATCTATAGCTATCACGATCCCATTATTTGGTGCTGTATCTTCCTATGGCTCTGCCTCCGTACTAGGTGTACCCTTTTTATTGGCACTTTTAGCAAGGGATCAAATTATTACAGCATCAGCTTTATCTCTTATAGCAAGTACAGGAGATTTAATGCCTCCTACAGCTTTAGCAGGTTTATTTGCTGCGCAGGTGGTTGGTGAAAAGGACTATAAACTTGTTTTGAAAAAATGTGTAGTGCCAGCCATTGTAACAGTTGTTTTTGGTCTTCTTTCCATCGTTTTTGCCAATGTTTTAAAGACATTTTTAGTGTTATAG
- a CDS encoding DUF6305 family protein: MKKIIMIMLVVLICINILACGSEKPQEATDSISIQDITEAMAETPVLLTSAGQSADFDIAKTLMDKTGIDYEGNATITAGQLNNQATLMVAVGGSSKGLGAAGIDADDELKRVTEVIAKAKEDGMTIIALHIGGEGRRGTLSDRFINAVLPESDYIIAVATGDTDGLMSNIAVNNGIPMAKVDTIGEVIGILTKTFK, encoded by the coding sequence TTGAAGAAAATAATAATGATAATGCTTGTAGTACTTATTTGTATTAATATTTTGGCCTGTGGAAGTGAAAAACCTCAAGAAGCTACAGATTCTATCTCAATACAAGATATAACTGAGGCTATGGCAGAAACCCCAGTGCTTCTTACATCAGCAGGACAGAGTGCTGATTTTGATATTGCAAAAACACTTATGGATAAAACCGGAATCGATTATGAGGGTAATGCAACAATAACTGCTGGCCAGCTTAATAATCAAGCTACACTTATGGTTGCTGTTGGAGGAAGCTCTAAAGGGTTAGGAGCTGCAGGCATTGATGCAGATGATGAACTAAAAAGAGTGACAGAAGTAATTGCTAAGGCAAAAGAGGATGGAATGACTATTATTGCACTTCATATTGGTGGAGAAGGTAGACGGGGTACTTTGTCAGATCGTTTTATTAACGCAGTATTGCCGGAATCAGATTACATTATTGCGGTAGCAACAGGAGATACTGACGGTCTCATGAGCAATATTGCTGTAAATAATGGAATTCCTATGGCTAAGGTAGATACTATTGGAGAGGTCATTGGTATTCTTACAAAGACATTTAAATAG